The proteins below come from a single Gimesia alba genomic window:
- the tilS gene encoding tRNA lysidine(34) synthetase TilS, with protein MHQFVQAVKQGLLECHQRIDAEQTTEKYISSRANRILIAVSGGADSVALMRALDQLNKSHAVQTAPDSLVVAHLNHGLRGDVSDADAAWLGQECARLSIPFVTEKQELHLTSKESKEGLEEVSRKARYKFLTRVAHEQECTQIAVAHTRDDQVETVLHHLIRGTGIAGLRGIPRIRPLEQRLFLIRPMLELSLDDVLQYLKDCGQDFRTDESNTDLSFTRNRIRHQLIPLLKKEFNPNVAQAVHRLAHQAEEVTAIVAEQVDQILADATLDQNQETWRLDCKVLQNVPDYLIRQCFLQIWQRMSWSRKRMGFDHWQRLLMLTHSGQKLSLPDQVEAERRERLLILRKLKNASSE; from the coding sequence ATGCATCAGTTTGTTCAAGCAGTGAAACAAGGTTTGCTCGAATGTCATCAGCGGATTGATGCGGAACAGACAACAGAAAAATACATTAGTTCACGTGCGAATCGCATTTTGATTGCGGTCTCAGGTGGGGCAGACAGCGTCGCTTTGATGCGAGCGTTAGACCAGCTCAACAAGTCCCATGCCGTGCAAACGGCTCCCGATTCTCTGGTGGTCGCCCATCTGAACCATGGCCTGCGAGGAGACGTTTCCGATGCGGATGCCGCCTGGCTCGGTCAGGAATGCGCGCGGCTTTCTATCCCTTTTGTGACGGAAAAGCAGGAGCTGCATCTGACAAGTAAAGAATCAAAAGAGGGCTTGGAAGAAGTCAGCCGCAAAGCGCGTTATAAGTTTTTGACCCGCGTCGCCCACGAACAAGAATGCACTCAAATTGCGGTTGCTCACACGCGAGACGATCAAGTCGAAACGGTATTACATCATTTGATCCGGGGAACGGGAATCGCCGGATTAAGAGGAATTCCCCGCATTCGCCCGCTTGAGCAAAGGCTGTTTCTGATCCGTCCGATGCTGGAACTCAGTCTCGATGACGTACTGCAGTATTTAAAGGACTGTGGTCAAGACTTTCGCACGGATGAATCCAACACCGACCTCAGCTTCACCCGCAATCGGATTCGGCATCAATTAATTCCCTTGTTAAAAAAAGAATTTAACCCCAATGTCGCACAGGCCGTCCATCGGCTCGCGCATCAGGCAGAGGAAGTCACCGCAATCGTCGCAGAACAAGTCGATCAAATTCTGGCTGACGCGACGTTAGATCAAAACCAGGAAACCTGGAGATTAGACTGTAAAGTCCTGCAGAACGTGCCTGACTATCTGATTCGACAATGTTTTCTGCAGATCTGGCAACGGATGAGCTGGTCCAGAAAACGAATGGGCTTTGATCACTGGCAGCGGCTGCTGATGCTGACCCATTCGGGACAGAAATTAAGTCTTCCTGATCAAGTCGAAGCCGAGCGGCGGGAACGATTGCTTATTTTACGCAAGTTAAAAAATGCCTCCAGTGAGTAA
- the rny gene encoding ribonuclease Y has product MFTQVAIGSALAFIVGAVIGYFIDRIRRGSAYQSYAQILKQAELDSENLLKSQKLEAKEELLKRRESLEEEVNKQREELWAVEKKLSKRENALEDQQADFLKKEAMIQTTQSKLASRSKAVEAREQELERALKKQQEELFKISGLDRETASQMLLDRLDKDLKNETGALILKHQNELKQSCDKIARETIGMAVQRFASGHVAETTVSTVDLPEEEMKGRIIGREGRNIRAFEKATGVDVIVDDTPGVVVVSAFDNVRRQIGKMSLQKLVNDGRIHPARIEEVVEETQKELEEYIQSMGQNACQEVNISGVNPKLIDLLGRLHFRTSYSQNVLRHSIEVSALTGIMAEQLGLDGTIARRCGLFHDIGKAADHEMEGGHPAVGAQLLKRYGESQEVVHAAAGHHDDIRPDYIYTVLVAAADACSASRPGARRDTLEKYVRRLEELETLVCGFPGVDHTYAIQAGREVRVIVDADQVNDREAAKMCKDIAKAIEDTLTYPGEIRVTVMRESRTVEYAR; this is encoded by the coding sequence ATGTTTACTCAAGTCGCTATTGGGTCTGCTCTGGCCTTCATTGTTGGAGCCGTCATTGGTTATTTCATTGACCGCATTCGCCGCGGATCTGCTTACCAGTCTTATGCACAGATTTTGAAACAGGCGGAACTCGACTCGGAAAATCTGCTCAAAAGTCAAAAACTGGAAGCCAAAGAAGAGTTACTGAAACGTCGAGAATCGCTCGAAGAAGAAGTCAATAAGCAGCGGGAAGAGCTGTGGGCCGTTGAAAAGAAGCTCAGTAAACGTGAGAACGCATTAGAAGATCAGCAGGCAGACTTCCTCAAAAAAGAAGCGATGATTCAGACGACCCAGTCCAAGCTGGCCTCCCGTTCCAAAGCGGTCGAAGCCCGAGAACAGGAGCTGGAACGGGCCCTGAAAAAACAGCAGGAAGAGTTGTTTAAAATCAGTGGTCTCGATCGGGAAACCGCATCTCAAATGCTGCTGGACCGTCTGGATAAAGACCTGAAAAATGAGACCGGGGCACTCATCCTGAAGCACCAGAATGAACTGAAACAAAGCTGCGACAAAATTGCCCGCGAGACCATCGGAATGGCGGTGCAGCGGTTTGCTTCGGGGCACGTCGCGGAAACCACCGTTTCCACCGTTGATTTACCCGAAGAGGAGATGAAAGGTCGGATTATCGGTCGCGAAGGGCGCAATATTCGTGCGTTCGAAAAAGCGACCGGCGTGGATGTGATCGTCGATGATACTCCCGGAGTGGTGGTGGTCTCTGCCTTTGACAATGTTCGCCGCCAGATCGGAAAGATGTCGCTGCAGAAGCTGGTCAACGATGGGCGAATTCACCCGGCACGCATTGAAGAAGTGGTCGAGGAAACTCAGAAAGAACTGGAAGAATATATTCAGTCCATGGGCCAAAACGCCTGCCAGGAAGTGAATATTTCCGGCGTGAATCCCAAACTGATTGACCTGTTGGGACGGCTCCATTTTCGAACCAGCTACAGTCAGAATGTGTTACGGCATTCAATTGAGGTGTCTGCGTTGACCGGGATTATGGCAGAGCAACTGGGCCTGGATGGAACGATCGCCCGCCGCTGTGGCTTGTTCCATGACATTGGAAAAGCGGCCGACCATGAAATGGAAGGCGGACACCCGGCTGTCGGGGCACAATTATTGAAACGCTATGGCGAATCTCAGGAAGTCGTACACGCCGCCGCCGGCCATCACGATGATATCCGACCCGACTATATTTATACCGTGCTGGTTGCTGCCGCCGATGCTTGTTCGGCATCGCGTCCGGGCGCACGCCGCGATACGTTGGAAAAATACGTGCGTCGTCTGGAAGAACTGGAAACACTCGTCTGTGGTTTTCCGGGCGTCGATCATACCTATGCAATTCAGGCAGGCCGTGAAGTCCGCGTGATTGTGGATGCCGACCAGGTGAACGACCGCGAAGCAGCAAAGATGTGCAAGGATATCGCCAAAGCCATTGAAGACACGTTGACCTATCCGGGTGAGATTCGCGTCACCGTGATGCGGGAATCGCGTACGGTCGAATATGCCCGTTAA